The following are from one region of the Methanospirillum hungatei genome:
- a CDS encoding metal-dependent transcriptional regulator, translated as MAEEKVTRRNEDLLEVIYEISMEKGYAKSRDIAAALSITPATVTDGFKRLQDAGLVNYEPYGGVTLTVEGRDIAERTKQSHTILRNLLELAGVDTDVADHDACIMEHGLSPESYDKLMKVVAFIEECCKKPAQKKLFDTMVREESG; from the coding sequence ATGGCCGAAGAAAAAGTAACCCGGAGAAATGAAGATCTTTTAGAAGTAATCTATGAGATCTCAATGGAAAAGGGATATGCAAAATCACGGGATATCGCTGCAGCATTAAGCATTACCCCGGCAACAGTAACTGACGGATTCAAACGGCTCCAGGATGCAGGTCTAGTAAATTACGAACCATACGGAGGAGTTACTTTGACTGTTGAAGGGAGGGATATTGCTGAGAGAACAAAGCAATCTCACACCATACTCCGTAATCTGCTGGAACTTGCCGGAGTCGATACAGATGTTGCAGATCATGATGCATGTATCATGGAACATGGATTGTCCCCTGAATCATATGACAAACTCATGAAAGTCGTTGCTTTTATTGAAGAGTGTTGTAAAAAACCTGCTCAGAAAAAGTTGTTCGATACCATGGTCCGGGAAGAGTCAGGTTGA
- the wrbA gene encoding NAD(P)H:quinone oxidoreductase: MRIFIVYYSLYGHIHKMAQAVSEGVSDAGFKAEFFRVPETLPDVVIEKMGATSFQTEFRKLPVITPDELSKADAVIFGTPTRFGNMVGQMRQFLDSTGGIWSKGALAGKVGSVFTSSGTQHGGQESTILSMHITLLHHGMIIAGLPYTFAGQTIMTEITGCSPYGASTIAGGSGERFPSDNELSGARYQGKYVARVAEQLAGKQNYLLSLS, encoded by the coding sequence ATGAGAATTTTCATTGTTTATTACTCGCTCTATGGCCATATCCATAAAATGGCTCAGGCTGTTTCAGAAGGTGTCAGTGATGCAGGATTTAAAGCTGAGTTTTTCCGTGTTCCGGAAACCTTGCCGGATGTAGTGATTGAGAAGATGGGAGCTACTTCTTTTCAGACAGAGTTTCGAAAGCTCCCGGTTATTACTCCAGATGAACTTTCAAAAGCTGATGCAGTAATTTTTGGGACTCCAACCAGGTTTGGAAACATGGTCGGACAGATGCGTCAGTTTTTAGATTCGACCGGAGGGATTTGGAGCAAAGGAGCTCTGGCCGGTAAAGTAGGAAGTGTCTTTACCAGCAGTGGTACCCAGCATGGTGGTCAGGAATCAACAATTCTTTCAATGCATATTACACTTCTTCATCATGGTATGATCATTGCAGGACTACCATACACATTTGCAGGGCAGACTATCATGACCGAAATCACCGGATGTTCTCCGTATGGGGCATCAACAATCGCAGGAGGATCGGGTGAGCGATTCCCATCAGACAATGAATTAAGTGGAGCACGATACCAGGGGAAGTATGTCGCAAGAGTTGCAGAACAATTAGCCGGAAAACAAAATTATCTCCTTTCCCTTTCCTGA
- a CDS encoding class I SAM-dependent methyltransferase, with amino-acid sequence MPDIQIGFKPLQDLLLKKSEANILLAAIELDLFSVLEKNHSAEGIAQILHLHPQNTAHILNALVAFNLIWKDGDIYNNSPIANDFLVSGKPTYLGDYLRTCDPWYAISPEMICKLVREGPKQAERDVNPHSENFLEMQTRRSINYQRSGMAHMVVRLVSSLPEYSDFNRMLDLGCGPGLLGIALALDHPTLNVILFDKPDIISVAERCVLEYGVSDRVTTMAGNYLNDSFGDGYDLILASMTLNYALGSFDRLMKKIYEGLNHGGVCATLSDGRTQNGSKPEEIVISMLLPDLLGQNMAIREDFIANAMFHTGFHRVRTKMVQSPIGELEWTIGKK; translated from the coding sequence ATGCCAGATATTCAAATTGGTTTCAAACCACTTCAGGATCTCCTGCTGAAGAAATCAGAGGCAAATATACTCCTTGCTGCAATTGAACTTGATCTCTTTTCTGTGCTGGAAAAGAATCACTCTGCAGAAGGTATCGCACAAATCCTTCATCTTCACCCACAAAATACTGCTCATATTCTGAATGCTCTTGTTGCGTTTAATTTGATTTGGAAAGACGGAGATATATATAATAACTCTCCTATTGCGAACGATTTTCTTGTTTCTGGGAAACCTACCTACCTTGGCGATTATCTTCGTACGTGCGATCCTTGGTATGCAATCTCCCCTGAAATGATATGCAAACTTGTTCGAGAAGGACCAAAACAAGCTGAACGAGATGTAAATCCTCATTCTGAAAATTTTTTGGAGATGCAAACACGAAGATCAATCAACTATCAACGTTCAGGGATGGCTCATATGGTTGTCCGGCTCGTTTCATCACTTCCAGAATATAGCGACTTTAACCGAATGCTTGATCTGGGGTGTGGTCCAGGTCTTCTTGGTATTGCTCTGGCACTGGATCATCCTACATTGAATGTAATTCTTTTTGATAAACCTGATATTATTAGTGTGGCAGAGCGTTGTGTATTGGAATATGGTGTATCTGACAGAGTAACTACCATGGCCGGGAATTACCTAAATGATTCATTTGGAGATGGATATGATCTTATCCTGGCTTCAATGACCTTGAATTATGCCCTTGGTTCGTTTGATCGCCTAATGAAAAAGATCTATGAGGGATTAAACCACGGAGGTGTATGTGCAACACTTTCTGATGGTAGAACACAGAACGGATCCAAACCAGAGGAGATAGTGATATCGATGTTACTTCCTGATCTGTTGGGACAGAATATGGCCATTCGTGAAGATTTCATCGCGAATGCCATGTTTCATACAGGATTTCACCGAGTGAGAACGAAAATGGTCCAGTCACCAATAGGCGAACTTGAGTGGACGATTGGGAAAAAATAG
- a CDS encoding DMT family transporter, whose protein sequence is MQPSNRDAILMALLAAALFGAVIPASRILLFDIGPVTLVGLLYLGAGAGGLLIRRFTNPEGTTESPIRRIDLPWLVGIIAFGSIIGPILCMIGLTTTPASTASLLINAELAFTTLIAVIGFREPLGRRGLYAITAVALGGLILSYDPAGTFGLSAGSLLIILACFCWGLDNNFTRVISGKEPAQIVMVKGFVAGIFSVGLGYAIGETAPSLTIIPAVLLIGCLGYGVSIFFVIRAMRVLGSARTGALFATAPFIGLVLSLPLPGENPGLQILLSLPLMAAGAWLIATEEHGHRHIHDSSSHEHRHSHEDGHHSHHQDPAMKGVVHAHTHEHEQVEHIHPHTPDLHHFHDHEEGE, encoded by the coding sequence ATGCAACCCAGCAACCGGGACGCGATCCTGATGGCACTCCTTGCCGCTGCCCTTTTTGGTGCAGTTATTCCTGCTTCCCGTATTCTCCTTTTCGATATCGGTCCAGTCACTCTTGTCGGGTTACTCTATCTGGGAGCAGGTGCCGGAGGGCTTTTGATCCGAAGATTCACAAATCCGGAAGGGACGACCGAGTCTCCAATACGGAGAATTGATCTTCCCTGGCTTGTTGGGATCATTGCCTTTGGCAGCATCATCGGTCCAATCCTCTGTATGATCGGCCTTACTACTACTCCGGCATCGACTGCTTCTCTGCTCATCAATGCTGAGCTGGCTTTTACAACCCTGATTGCCGTGATTGGATTTCGTGAACCGCTTGGAAGACGGGGGCTGTATGCCATCACTGCAGTCGCCCTTGGTGGCCTTATTTTATCATATGATCCTGCAGGAACTTTTGGGCTGTCAGCGGGTTCACTCCTTATCATTCTGGCATGTTTCTGCTGGGGTCTGGATAATAATTTTACCCGTGTAATATCAGGAAAAGAACCCGCCCAGATTGTTATGGTCAAGGGATTTGTTGCTGGAATATTCAGTGTCGGCCTGGGGTATGCAATCGGAGAAACGGCTCCGTCCCTGACAATTATCCCGGCAGTCCTTCTCATTGGGTGCCTCGGGTATGGAGTTTCGATATTCTTTGTCATTCGAGCGATGAGAGTTCTGGGATCAGCCCGGACCGGTGCATTATTTGCAACTGCTCCATTTATCGGTCTGGTCCTCTCTCTTCCACTCCCTGGTGAGAACCCCGGATTACAGATACTGCTGAGTCTTCCCCTGATGGCAGCCGGAGCATGGCTGATTGCCACCGAAGAGCATGGTCATCGTCATATTCATGATTCGTCCAGTCATGAGCACCGGCATAGTCATGAAGATGGGCATCATAGTCATCACCAAGATCCGGCTATGAAAGGAGTTGTCCATGCCCATACCCATGAACATGAACAGGTTGAGCATATCCACCCTCACACCCCGGACCTGCACCATTTTCATGACCATGAAGAGGGTGAGTAA